In Gasterosteus aculeatus chromosome 15, fGasAcu3.hap1.1, whole genome shotgun sequence, a single genomic region encodes these proteins:
- the pld4 gene encoding 5'-3' exonuclease PLD4: MSSTYSRLHDRYASNKMTSTSCVTLVVVLGCLTVLGTLLAIAVLERPPDPEEHEVLPEEAAESGFHVDQCSMALVESIPQQVSYEANETIGIPLEKVWRDLISMAKDHVQVASFYWTLTGEDINVNSSSDIPGRDILKELEELPSRNVSVRVVTSVPSVRTNSTDLNILKGKGVQVRKVNFGRLTRGVLHSKFWIVDGKHVFIGSANMDWRALTQVKELGVVVYNCSSLAKDLHKIFQSYWVMGRSHSSLPQPWPSAYDTDINKQHPLLVRSDNVSSSLYLTASPASFCPVSRTQDLEAILSIISEAQHYVDVAVMEYFPTTRFEKPQRYWPFIDDAIRTALFERRVKIRMLISCGRDSDPAMLPFLKSLALMDSPHQNISIQIKLYIVPVGNQSDIPFTRVNHNKYMVTDKVAYIGTSNWSGDYFMTTAGVGLVISQHAPQPVWKTKALQGQLRAVFDRDWYSQFSVAIADLGQNPDCAL; encoded by the exons ATGAGCTCCACGTACAGCCGCCTTCATGACCGTTACGCTTCAAACAAGATG ACGTCGACCAGCTGTGTGACGTTAGTTGTGGTTTTGGGCTGTCTGACTGTGCTCGGGACCCTGCTGGCCATCGCTGTGCTGGAAAGACCACCGGACCCCGAAGAACATGAGGTGCTTCctgaggaagctgcagagagcGGTTTCCATGTGGACCAgtgcag CATGGCGCTGGTGGAGAGCATCCCTCAGCAAGTGAGCTACGAAGCCAACGAAACCATCGGGATCCCCCTGGAAAAGGTCTGGAGAGACCTCATCTCCATGGCCAAGGACCACGTGCAAGTGGCCTCTTTCTACTGGACTTTAACAGGGGAAGACATCAACGTTAATTCCTCCTCTGACATACCT GGACGGGACATCCTGAAAGAACTCGAAGAATTGCCCTCCAGGAACGTGTCCGTCCGAGTGGTGACTAGTGTTCCATCCGTCCGAACAAACTCCACAGATTTAAACATCTTAAAAGGGAAAG GAGTTCAGGTGAGGAAGGTGAACTTCGGGCGCCTGACGAGGGGAGTCCTCCACAGCAAGTTCTGGATAGTTGACGGAAAACATGTGTTTATTGGAAGTGCCAACATGGACTGGAGGGCTCTCACGCAG GTGAAGGAGCTGGGAGTTGTTGTCTACAACTGCTCCAGCCTCGCAAAGGACCTGCATAAGATCTTCCAGTCCTACTGGGTAATGGGACGATCCCACAGCTCCCTGCCACAGCCCTGGCCTTCCGCGTATGACACGGACATCAACAAACAACACCCCCTGCTGGTGAGGAGCGACAATGTCTCCAGCAGCCTGTATCTCACA GCTTCCCCAGCATCATTCTGTCCTGTGTCGAGGACTCAGGACCTGGAGGCTATTCTGTCCATCATCTCGGAGGCCCAGCACTACGTCGATGTAGCCGTCATGGAGTACTTCCCCACCACGCGCTTTGAGAAGCCCCAGAG ATACTGGCCTTTTATTGATGACGCCATCCGGACTGCGTTATTCGAGAGAAGGGTCAAGATCCGGATGCTGATCAGCTGTGGGCGGGACTCCGATCCTGCCATGCTGCCCTTCCTGAAGTCTCTAGCCTTAATGGACAGCCCTCACCAGAACATCAGCATCCAAATA AAACTGTACATTGTGCCTGTGGGGAACCAGTCTGATATTCCATTCACCAGAGTGAACCACAATAAATACATGGTGACGGATAAAGTAGCCTACATCG GTACCTCCAATTGGTCAGGGGACTACTTTATGACCACAGCTGGAGTGGGTCTGGTGATTTCCCAGCATGCTCCTCAGCCTGTATGGAAGACCAAGGCCTTGCAGGGTCAGCTCAGGGCCGTCTTTGACAGGGACTGGTACTCTCAGTTTTCTGTGGCCATTGCTGACCTGGGGCAGAACCCCGATTGTGCACTATGA
- the srp14 gene encoding signal recognition particle 14 kDa protein isoform X1, translated as MVLLENDTFLTELTRLFQKCRTSGSVVITLKKYDGRTKPTPRKGHAESFEPVDNKCLVRASDGKKKISTVVTTKEVIKFQMAYSNLLRAHMDGLKKKDKKSKGKKTKATQ; from the exons ATGGTGCTGCTTGAAAATGACACG TTTCTCACAGAACTCACACGGCTGTTCCAGAAGTGCAGAACATCTGGCAGTGTTGTCATCACGTTAAAGAAGT ACGACGGGAGGACAAAACCAACACCCCGAAAGGGCCACGCCGAGTCCTTTGAACCAGTAGACAACAAATGCCTCGTCAGGGCATCTGATGGCAAGAAGAAAATTAGCACAGTG gTTACCACCAAAGAAGTAATCAAGTTTCAAATG GCATACTCCAATCTCCTCAGAGCTCACATGGATGGACTTAAGAAGAAAGATAAGAAAAGCAAAGGCAAGAAAACCAAAGCCACCCAATGA
- the srp14 gene encoding signal recognition particle 14 kDa protein isoform X2 produces MTRFPLSSCEPYFWFTDDGRTKPTPRKGHAESFEPVDNKCLVRASDGKKKISTVVTTKEVIKFQMAYSNLLRAHMDGLKKKDKKSKGKKTKATQ; encoded by the exons ATGACACG GTTTCCCCTCTCATCATGTGAGCCGTATTTCTGGTTTACAGACGACGGGAGGACAAAACCAACACCCCGAAAGGGCCACGCCGAGTCCTTTGAACCAGTAGACAACAAATGCCTCGTCAGGGCATCTGATGGCAAGAAGAAAATTAGCACAGTG gTTACCACCAAAGAAGTAATCAAGTTTCAAATG GCATACTCCAATCTCCTCAGAGCTCACATGGATGGACTTAAGAAGAAAGATAAGAAAAGCAAAGGCAAGAAAACCAAAGCCACCCAATGA
- the xgb gene encoding x globin isoform X2: MGCAISGLAAKAEFGEVTTEDAAADVAADASCPSEEQIQMIKDSWKVIRDDIAKVGIIMFVRLFETHPECKDVFFLFRDVEDLERLRTSRELRAHGLRVMSFIEKSVARLDQMERLEALALELGKGHYHYNAPPKYYSYVGAEFIGAVQPILKERWTEELEEAWKTLFQFVTGLMQRGYQAESKRQLAVPPKERPDKKNTAL, translated from the exons ATGGGCTGCGCAATATCAGGTCTGGCGGCAAAAGCGGAGTTTGGTGAGGTCACTACtgaggatgctgctgctgatgttgctGCTGATGCTTCGTGTCCCAGCGAGGAGCAGATTCAGATGATCAAGGATTCATGGAAAGTTATCCGGGACGATATTGCCAAAGTTGGGATTATTATGTTCGTCAG GTTGTTTGAGACCCACCCTGAGTGCAAGGACGTGTTCTTCCTGTTCCGAGACGTGGAGGACCTGGAGAGGCTGCGGACCAGCAGAGAGCTCAGAGCGCACGGCCTCAG GGTCATGTCTTTTATTGAGAAAAGCGTGGCGAGACTGGACCAGATGGAGAGACTGGAAGCGCTGGCTCTGGAGTTGGGAAAAGGACATTACCACTACAACGCCCCCCCTAAGTACTACAGC TACGTCGGGGCAGAATTCATCGGTGCCGTGCAGCCCATCCTGAAGGAGAGGTGgacggaggagctggaggaggcgtggaag ACCTTGTTTCAGTTCGTGACCGGCCTCATGCAGCGGGGGTACCAGGCGGAGAGCAAGCGCCAGCTGGCCGTCCCCCCGAAGGAACGACCCGACAAGAAGAACACGGCGCTGTGA
- the xgb gene encoding x globin isoform X1, which yields MGCAISGLAAKAEFGEVTTEDAAADVAADASCPSEEQIQMIKDSWKVIRDDIAKVGIIMFVRLFETHPECKDVFFLFRDVEDLERLRTSRELRAHGLRVMSFIEKSVARLDQMERLEALALELGKGHYHYNAPPKYYSYVGAEFIGAVQPILKERWTEELEEAWKVTCVCVCVSVESETLTATHPVWSGLRVCNLHVPVDIDTLRPGRLFMSRQAFGSFYLGDHYLSNGTKCVNQVLL from the exons ATGGGCTGCGCAATATCAGGTCTGGCGGCAAAAGCGGAGTTTGGTGAGGTCACTACtgaggatgctgctgctgatgttgctGCTGATGCTTCGTGTCCCAGCGAGGAGCAGATTCAGATGATCAAGGATTCATGGAAAGTTATCCGGGACGATATTGCCAAAGTTGGGATTATTATGTTCGTCAG GTTGTTTGAGACCCACCCTGAGTGCAAGGACGTGTTCTTCCTGTTCCGAGACGTGGAGGACCTGGAGAGGCTGCGGACCAGCAGAGAGCTCAGAGCGCACGGCCTCAG GGTCATGTCTTTTATTGAGAAAAGCGTGGCGAGACTGGACCAGATGGAGAGACTGGAAGCGCTGGCTCTGGAGTTGGGAAAAGGACATTACCACTACAACGCCCCCCCTAAGTACTACAGC TACGTCGGGGCAGAATTCATCGGTGCCGTGCAGCCCATCCTGAAGGAGAGGTGgacggaggagctggaggaggcgtggaaggtaacctgtgtgtgtgtctgtgtgagtgtggaaTCAGAGACGCTCACAGCCACACATCCTGTGTGGAGCGGCCTTCGTGTGTGCAACCTGCACGTCCCAGTGGACATCGACACCCTGCGGCCCGGTCGTCTTTTCATGTCACGCCAAGCGTTTGGCTCATTCTACTTGGGAGACCATTACTTATCAAACGGCACAAAGTGTGTAAATCAAGTCCTTCTATAA
- the cep170ba gene encoding centrosomal protein of 170 kDa protein B isoform X6, giving the protein MKIKDHVTKFSFRQQQQQQQQQKPPSTEPVATPTEVMSAESKVADWLVQSNASMIRKRTQAEDAYSTNSDSSLLNVPKTNQHEDGTRSDSEDPAINGRGFLRSEPRVGYQVTPQPLRASPPRRSEEPSSYSPPESQSPPGLVKAEPHQAFVIEFFDDDLRKKRSHSFTGNTSPPEPSAPRVQPEKAKKGSSGERHVPSAASGIPPTQQYTVPLKGPAPSGFQRAGSLRREKTEDRISTGFSSRSSSSVSVRPFSSVGRRSKLAQEFTAEFLKQTKQSSSASSGKKASSPPPSNASHQPQTSSPIHHPVPLRVPLMPVPSQAEEVQSPHVGAKNEEEDSLSDAGTYTIEADVQDKELEEARSNIDQVFGVFESPERTSPSEAETPPALRPVNVESREQHRQSSAGELRPAPEQGQSLVKVPPAGAVLQEAPKWMSCWASLADSYADSGPSSGLFDVSSHMELSEGERGTNTRQATLSRHHDSADSDGAKARRVLPQVPLSETSDVATPSIHVHCDPNVTFDVGGVSTVACGSPDSLHRLSVHDDVEPDSLSDASRSDDGSIVEQKRRPLSGREGRKNEDRLPTKSTSFYIGSAEAEPQPDSGRSILGTPKTETKQATKIFSTSTLTKPGKVKPSVSAPVLSPESKDGASSVLIRQESFTKARPSNARLPNISTLQVQSGLDPEAFQGAQDTHSYLKETEDVLAALEAKLQAGQSGTTPSSTMDSLSAESDVDTSSTVSQHSNKTRPNALPKNPSVGSFHGDGSSASVASQDSSRSRGEDANSKTQPVRRPVGLRRSAGRCGSTDLSDDPPSLPYSDQESNGYQSRRKHAAPVQKEDAKTSRASQALNRASSFSAPRPTRASTLRRARLGEASDNEGAETERLSQEAAQQPQETKKLSRLDMLAMPRKRTNSFNTPSDTEASAATAGGSARRGSVSGSRPGERQPKAPVNKAPITRGRSSSAKYAGSTSSQGSRRRHKGSDYTSTSDEEYDSNQSTPKHKRSQPSSASHSPRNPARPQPVVALRPKPRSRDSEDENHEADAPHSWSNHSVEIARLSQDLAKDLAILAREIHDVAGDGDPQNPGADGGAPVCTVTTHEQLVPHIPEAGLKYQREPPRPSRKPEESDQEAQSGDQVLVDNLMLNSVSQITVAIRENTAQLADKMKVLFQDRMDIWEETEAKVNSDNDVPVNNSSNKEVTLILKELWKVQRQLEVFNTVMGPSGPFDTAKASSGVRPSRPPASRDWRTIHSVSKRGGGPRPSEAVRRAAVTPGDQRAGYLV; this is encoded by the exons ATGAAGATCAAGGACCACGTGACCAAGTTTTCGTtccgccagcagcagcagcagcagcagcagcagaagccacCGTCCACAGAGCCCGTCGCCACACCCACGGAGGTGATGTCAGCAGAGAGCAAAGTTGCTGATTGGCTGGTCCAGAGTAACGCTAGCATGATCAGGAAGAGGACGCAGGCTGAAGACGCGTACAGCACCAACAGCGACTCCTCACTCCTGAACGTCCCCAAGA CAAACCAACACGAAGACGGCACTCGCAGCGATTCAGAGGATCCTGCGATCAACGGGAGGGGGTTCCTCCGATCGGAACCTCGGGTTGGGTACCAGGTGACGCCACAGCCCCTGAGAGCCTCCCCACCGCGCCGCTCGGAGGAGCCGTCGTCCTACTCGCCGCCGGAATCTCAGTCCCCGCCCGGCCTAGTGAAGGCCGAGCCCCACCAGGCCTTCGTTATTGAATTCTTTGACGATGACCTACGAAAGAAGCGCTCCCATTCTTTCACTGGCAACACATCTCCACCCGAGCCTTCGGCCCCGAGGGTCCAGCCGGAGAAAGCCAAGAAGGGCTCAAGCGGGGAGAGACACGTCCCGTCTGCAGCCTCCGGCATTCCACCAACCCAGCAGTACACGGTCCCCCTGAAGGGCCCCGCCCCCTCGGGCTTCCAGAGAGCTGGCTCTCTACGAAGGGAGAAGACAGAGGACCGGATCAGCACCGGCTTTTCCTCCCGCTCTTCCTCATCCGTATCCGTGAGACCCTTTAGCAGCGTGGGCCGGAGGTCCAAACTCGCCCAGGAGTTCACTGCTGAATTTCTCAAACAGACCAAGCAGTCGTCCTCTGCCAGCAGCGGGAAAAAGGCATCGAGCCCCCCGCCGTCTAACGCGTCCCACCAGCCGCAGACCTCCTCTCCCATCCACCACCCCGTCCCCCTCAGGGTCCCCTTGATGCCCGTGCCGTCTCAGGCCGAGGAGGTCCAGAGCCCCCATGTCGGGGCCAAGAACGAAGAGGAGGACAGTCTGAGTGACGCGGGGACCTACACCATTGAAGCCGACGTTCAAGATAAAGAGCTAGAAGAGGCGCGCAGCAACATTGACCAG GTGTTTGGTGTTTTTGAGAGCCCCGAGCGAACCAGCCCGAGTGAAGCAGAGACACCCCCAGCACTTAGGCCCGTTAATGTAGAGAGCAGGGAGCAGCATAGGCAGAGTAGCGCTGGGGAGCTGAGGCCAGCTCCAGAACAGGGACAGAGTCTGGTAAAG GTTCCTCCAGCCGGCGCCGTGTTACAGGAGGCTCCCAAGTGGATGTCTTGCTGGGCCAGCTTGGCAGACAGCTATGCAGATTCCGGCCCTTCGTCCGGCCTCTTTGACGTTTCTTCGCACATGGAGCTGTCAGAAGGGG AGCGAGGCACAAACACCCGCCAGGCCACGCTCAGCCGACACCACGACAGCGCGGACTCTGACGGTGCAAAAGCTCGGCGCGTCCTGCCGCAGGTACCGCTGAGCGAGACGAGCGACGTCGCAACTCCCAGCATTCACGTCCACTGCGACCCGAATGTAACGTTTGACGTGGGAGGCGTAAGCACGGTAGCCTGCGGGTCTCCGGATAGCCTCCACAGGTTGTCGGTGCATGACGACGTGGAGCCGGACAGCCTGAGTGACGCCAGCAGGTCGGACGACGGTTCCATCGTAGAGCAAAAGAGGCGGCCGCTGTCAGGcagagaaggaaggaaaaatgAGGACCGACTCCCGACCAAGTCGACGTCGTTCTACATCGGGTCAGCGGAGGCTGAGCCACAACCAGACTCTGGGAGGTCAATCCTCGGCACTCCTAAGACTGAAACAAAACAAGCGACCAAAATCTTCTCGACCTCCACTTTGACCAAACCCGGAAAGGTCAAGCCCAGTGTGTCCGCTCCGGTCCTGAGCCCGGAGTCCAAAGACGGCGCTTCATCCGTATTAATCAGACAGGAGAGCTTCACCAAGGCGCGGCCGAGCAATGCCAGACTGCCCAACATCTCCACCCTGCAGGTGCAGAGCGGCCTGGACCCCGAAGCCTTCCAGGGAGCTCAGGACACTCACTCTTACCTCAAAGAGACGGAGGATGTTCTGGCGGCTCTGGAGGCCAAACTGCAAGCAGGCCAATCGGGAACGACGCCGTCTTCAACAATGGACTCTCTTTCTGCGGAGTCCGACGTCGACACCTCCAGCACGGTCAGCCAGCACAGCAATAAGACCAGGCCAAACGCGCTGCCTAAAAACCCCTCTGTCGGCAGCTTCCACGGGGACGGGTCCTCTGCCAGCGTAGCCAGTCAGGACTCGAGTCGCTCTCGAGGAGAAGACGCCAACAGTAAGACGCAGCCTGTCAGGAGACCGGTTGGACTGAGACGCAGCGCCGGGAGATGCGGCTCCACGGACCTGAGCGACGACCCTCCGAGCTTACCGTACTCCGATCAGGAATCCAACGGCTACCAATCCCGCAGGAAGCACGCGGCGCCCGTTCAGAAGGAGGACGCCAAGACCTCCAGAGCGTCGCAGGCCCTGAATCGCGCCAGCAGCTTTTCGGCCCCGAGACCCACCAGGGCGTCCACGCTCCGCCGCGCTCGCCTGGGAGAAGCCTCGGACAACGAGGGCGCGGAGACGGAGAGGCTGTCCCAGGAGGCGGCGCAGCAACCCCAGGAGACCAAGAAGCTCTCCAGGCTGGATATGCTGGCGATGCCTCGCAAGCGCACAAACTCATTCAACACGCCCAGCGACACCGAGGcctccgccgccaccgccggcGGCTCGGCCCGCAGGGGTTCCGTGTCGGGGTCGAGGCCCGGAGAAAGGCAGCCGAAAGCCCCGGTCAACAAGGCGCCGATCACTCGGGGCCGTTCGAGCAGTGCCAAATATGCTGGAAGCACCTCAA GCCAAGGCTCCAGGAGACGACACAAAGGCTCTGACTATACCTCCACCTCCGACGAGGAGTACGACTCAAACCAGAGCACCCCTAAACACAAACGCTCCCAACCCTCCTCAGCTTCCCACAGCCCGCGGAACCCTGCGCGGCCCCAGCCTGTCGTCGCCCTGCGGCCGAAACCTCGCAGCAGAGATTCCGAGGATGAGAACCACGAGGCCGACGCTCCGCACAGTTGGTCCAACCACAGCGTTGAGATCGCACG GTTGAGCCAAGACCTGGCTAAAGACCTAGCTATCTTGGCCAGGGAGATCCATGACGTTGCGGGTGATGGTGATCCACAGAACCCTGGAGCGGACGGCGGTGCGCCTGTCTGCACAGTGACCACTCATGAACAG CTGGTTCCTCATATTCCCGAGGCTGGATTAAAATACCAGAGGGAACCTCCAAGACCTTCAAGGAAACCCGAAGAAAGTGACCAGGAGGCTCAGAGCGGAGATCAG GTCCTTGTGGATAATCTGATGCTGAATTCAGTGTCACAGATCACCGTGGCCATCCGCGAAAACACGGCGCAACTCGCTGATAAAATGAA GGTGCTGTTCCAGGACCGGATGGATATCTGGGAAGAAACTGAAGCAAAGGTTAACTCCGACAACGATGTTCCTGTTAACAAttcctctaacaag GAAGTCACATTAATCTTGAAAGAACTCTGGAAAGTTCAACGACAACTCGAGG TCTTTAATACAGTCATGGGGCCCAGTGGGCCGTTCGACACTGCTAAGGCCTCATCCGGAGTTCGGCCCTCCAGACCCCCCGCCTCCCGGGACTGGAGAACTATCCACTCCGTCTCCAAGCGCGGCGGCGGCCCGAGGCCGAGTGAGGCTGTCCGGAGGGCGGCCGTGACCCCCGGCGATCAGAGGGCGGGATATTTGGTCTGA